The following proteins come from a genomic window of Ilumatobacter coccineus YM16-304:
- a CDS encoding NAD-dependent epimerase/dehydratase family protein, translating to MKVLVTGGSSLMGTGLARDLAARGDEVRCFQRHRVEALDDVAGVEQRLGDLTQPDDLDAAVAGCDAVVHLAAKVGIVGTRDEFVAVNVTGTRNLLDAARRAGIRRFVHVSSPSVAHDGSPIIGGLADTPKTSHPGAWYPETKAISENLALDANDAEMAVVVVRPHLVWGPGDTQLVGRIVERARAGRLALVGGGRALVDTTYIDNARSALCAALDAVEPGAVCAGRAYVIANGEPRPVRELVGGICRAAGAPFEPREVPLAAARAAGSLIERLWPRVRSGEEPPLTRFLADQLGTAHWFDPRPARDDLGWVPTVSIDDGLAELASWFEQQTRHGS from the coding sequence ATGAAGGTGCTCGTCACCGGTGGCTCCAGCCTCATGGGGACCGGCCTCGCCCGTGACCTGGCCGCTCGTGGCGACGAGGTCCGCTGCTTCCAACGGCACCGGGTGGAGGCCCTCGACGACGTCGCGGGTGTCGAACAGCGGCTCGGCGACCTGACGCAGCCCGACGATCTCGATGCTGCAGTGGCCGGCTGCGACGCCGTCGTACACCTCGCCGCAAAGGTGGGCATCGTCGGCACACGCGACGAGTTCGTCGCGGTCAACGTGACCGGAACCCGCAACCTCCTCGACGCAGCACGACGCGCCGGCATCCGCCGGTTCGTCCACGTGTCGTCGCCATCGGTCGCTCACGACGGTTCACCGATCATCGGGGGACTCGCCGACACTCCCAAGACCTCGCATCCCGGCGCGTGGTACCCCGAAACGAAGGCGATCTCCGAGAACCTCGCCCTCGACGCGAACGACGCCGAGATGGCCGTCGTGGTCGTGCGACCGCACCTGGTGTGGGGCCCGGGCGACACGCAACTCGTCGGTCGTATCGTCGAACGAGCACGTGCGGGGCGGCTTGCACTCGTCGGCGGCGGCCGAGCCCTCGTCGACACGACCTACATCGACAATGCCCGGTCGGCGTTGTGCGCTGCGCTCGACGCCGTCGAGCCCGGCGCCGTCTGTGCGGGGCGTGCCTACGTCATCGCCAACGGCGAACCGCGGCCGGTTCGTGAACTGGTCGGGGGCATCTGTCGAGCGGCTGGCGCGCCGTTCGAACCCCGCGAGGTTCCGCTCGCCGCAGCGCGTGCCGCTGGTTCGCTGATCGAGCGCCTCTGGCCTCGGGTCAGGTCGGGCGAGGAGCCGCCGTTGACGCGCTTCCTGGCCGATCAGCTCGGTACCGCGCACTGGTTCGACCCGCGCCCGGCGCGTGACGACCTCGGATGGGTTCCGACCGTGTCGATCGACGACGGTTTGGCCGAACTCGCCTCGTGGTTCGAGCAGCAAACCCGCCACGGATCGTAA
- a CDS encoding DNA-formamidopyrimidine glycosylase family protein, with amino-acid sequence MPEGLEAEIWRVAASPLVGRTVSDVWVDERVASVGLRDAVVGAEIAGVDRVGKVLVVEMQTSTGRTKLGLHFGMTGRLVVDGDAAIERLEYASGADRPSWDRLRLWTERDHRPADVPSLRLNDPRRLGRISLDADLTQLGPDALTLTSAELRRRLSGRRVAIKTALLDQSVVAGLGNLCVDEVLWTAGIAPHRPSDRLDAAEVTAIARACRRRLPVMLRRGGSTMGELTPELRRVAGDCPLDGTPLTRSKVGGRTTVWCPHHQL; translated from the coding sequence GTGCCTGAGGGGCTCGAAGCCGAGATCTGGCGGGTGGCGGCGTCACCGCTGGTGGGGCGCACGGTGTCGGACGTGTGGGTCGACGAACGCGTGGCCTCGGTCGGACTTCGCGACGCCGTCGTCGGCGCCGAGATCGCCGGCGTCGATCGTGTCGGCAAAGTGCTGGTCGTCGAGATGCAGACATCGACGGGCCGAACGAAGCTGGGGCTCCACTTCGGCATGACCGGCCGCCTCGTCGTCGACGGCGACGCAGCCATCGAACGTCTCGAGTACGCGTCGGGCGCGGATCGGCCGTCGTGGGACAGGCTGCGCCTCTGGACCGAACGCGATCACCGACCCGCCGACGTCCCGTCGCTGCGCCTCAACGATCCGCGACGTCTCGGCCGCATCAGCCTCGACGCCGACCTGACGCAACTCGGACCAGACGCGCTGACGCTCACCAGCGCCGAGCTGCGCCGACGCCTGAGCGGACGGCGGGTGGCGATCAAGACGGCCCTCCTCGACCAGTCGGTGGTGGCCGGACTCGGCAACCTGTGCGTCGACGAGGTGCTCTGGACGGCTGGCATTGCGCCACACCGGCCGTCCGATCGCCTCGATGCGGCCGAGGTGACGGCGATCGCGCGGGCCTGCCGCCGACGCCTCCCGGTGATGCTGCGGCGCGGCGGGTCGACCATGGGCGAATTGACGCCCGAACTGCGTCGAGTTGCGGGCGATTGTCCGCTCGACGGCACGCCGCTGACCCGCTCGAAGGTCGGCGGACGGACCACCGTCTGGTGTCCGCATCACCAGCTCTGA
- a CDS encoding SET domain-containing protein: MRLTHDHIAIPVEVRELGANIGQGLFVRSPIATGEVVAVFSGFAVPAHQFRELPADRQRHAIQVADEIYLVGGEERSLGDYVNHSCDPTTYLSGEITLVAARDLAVGDQLTYDYATSDSTPYDEFECECNAARCRGKVTGEDWMNPMVQRWYEGRFSPYLQRRIDALDR; the protein is encoded by the coding sequence TTGCGTCTCACACACGATCACATTGCAATACCCGTCGAAGTTCGCGAGCTCGGGGCGAACATCGGTCAAGGCCTTTTCGTTCGTTCCCCCATCGCCACCGGCGAGGTCGTCGCCGTGTTCAGCGGGTTCGCCGTGCCGGCCCATCAGTTTCGAGAACTGCCGGCCGACCGCCAGCGACACGCCATCCAGGTCGCCGACGAGATCTACCTCGTCGGCGGAGAAGAACGCTCGCTCGGTGACTACGTCAATCACTCGTGTGATCCGACCACGTACCTGTCCGGCGAGATCACGCTCGTCGCCGCTCGTGATCTCGCGGTCGGCGACCAACTCACCTACGACTACGCGACGAGCGACTCGACGCCGTACGACGAGTTCGAGTGCGAATGCAACGCGGCGCGCTGTCGCGGCAAGGTCACCGGCGAGGACTGGATGAACCCGATGGTGCAACGCTGGTACGAAGGTCGCTTCTCGCCCTACCTCCAGCGCCGCATCGACGCACTCGATCGCTGA
- a CDS encoding fatty acid desaturase family protein yields MLVASLRLVLFVAIHAALSTLGFAADHLLVWVAVWALQSVNFLTLVGVIHESVHQHFFPTRRASRVAGMLAGAVAFTCFEAYRTQHILHHAHTCDEGDSEGEPYKFTARWQIVGAFLGGGLIYAVALFFGGIGVAFGWTPSWITKPSQRRRIRVNVAVLAVVLTALIASIATGLVTFQAVAYVWLIPTAFALLGPLPFVLIPEHYDAPGPGPTVSNTRTCVSNPVMRFVFLNTNLHTAHHDRPSVPWHALGTHHQKIEADIHDEWIFPSYTAFYVWMWRTTSRPPAHAAATA; encoded by the coding sequence ATGCTGGTCGCGTCGCTTCGCCTGGTGCTCTTCGTCGCCATTCACGCCGCGCTGTCCACGCTCGGTTTCGCTGCCGACCACCTCCTCGTCTGGGTCGCCGTCTGGGCGTTGCAGTCGGTCAACTTCCTCACGCTGGTCGGAGTGATCCACGAGAGCGTCCACCAGCACTTCTTCCCGACGCGCCGAGCGAGCCGAGTGGCCGGAATGCTGGCCGGTGCGGTCGCCTTCACCTGCTTCGAGGCCTATCGGACGCAACACATCCTCCACCACGCTCACACCTGCGACGAGGGCGACAGCGAGGGCGAGCCGTACAAGTTCACCGCACGCTGGCAGATCGTCGGCGCCTTCCTCGGTGGCGGCCTGATCTACGCCGTCGCGCTCTTCTTCGGTGGGATCGGCGTCGCGTTCGGCTGGACGCCCTCGTGGATCACCAAGCCCTCGCAACGCCGACGCATCCGGGTCAACGTCGCCGTGCTCGCCGTCGTGCTCACGGCGCTGATCGCGTCGATCGCGACGGGACTGGTCACGTTCCAGGCCGTCGCCTACGTCTGGCTCATCCCCACCGCCTTTGCCCTGCTCGGCCCGTTGCCCTTCGTGCTGATCCCCGAGCACTACGACGCCCCCGGCCCCGGGCCGACGGTCAGCAACACCCGCACGTGCGTCTCGAACCCCGTGATGCGGTTCGTGTTCCTCAACACCAACCTGCACACGGCACACCACGACCGCCCGTCGGTGCCGTGGCACGCGCTCGGCACTCATCATCAGAAGATCGAGGCCGACATCCACGACGAGTGGATCTTTCCGAGCTACACCGCGTTCTACGTCTGGATGTGGCGCACCACGTCACGGCCACCCGCTCACGCCGCGGCAACGGCATGA
- a CDS encoding 3-oxoacyl-ACP synthase III, with amino-acid sequence MSANSVLTHRNVGVLTVAAAEAPEIVTSAWIDEQLAETFRRVGLTAGTLQQLAGINARRWWPRGVTFDAAAAEAGALAIESAGIDPSRIGMLISTSVSKHHLEPSIACAVHHRLDLPSNCLNFDVGNACLGFINGMQIAAAAIDAGAIDYALVVDGEGSRQTQEATIARLQSPTTTAADVFAEFASLTIGSGAAAAIICRLDQHPEAHRLVGGIARSGTEHHELCIGDLDRMQTDTNGLLHAGLDLAEAAWKHSGHDFDWEVGMDWYVLHQVSERHTQLLCERLGIDPERCPRTFPEFGNVGPAAIPITLASVQDQIEVGQRVLCMGIGSGLNTSFTEIVW; translated from the coding sequence ATGTCAGCCAACTCGGTACTCACCCACCGAAACGTGGGCGTGCTCACCGTGGCTGCGGCCGAAGCCCCCGAGATCGTCACGTCTGCGTGGATCGACGAACAACTGGCCGAGACCTTCCGACGCGTCGGGCTCACCGCCGGCACGCTGCAGCAACTCGCTGGAATCAACGCCCGTCGGTGGTGGCCGCGAGGCGTCACGTTCGACGCGGCGGCGGCCGAGGCCGGGGCGTTGGCGATCGAGTCGGCGGGGATCGACCCGTCACGCATCGGCATGCTCATCTCGACCTCGGTGTCGAAACACCATCTCGAACCCTCGATCGCCTGTGCGGTGCACCACCGCCTCGACCTCCCGTCGAACTGCCTCAACTTCGATGTCGGCAACGCCTGCCTCGGTTTCATCAACGGCATGCAGATCGCTGCCGCGGCGATCGACGCCGGAGCCATCGACTACGCACTCGTCGTCGACGGCGAGGGCAGTCGGCAGACGCAAGAGGCAACGATCGCTCGCCTGCAGAGCCCGACGACCACCGCCGCCGACGTGTTCGCCGAGTTCGCCTCGCTCACCATCGGGTCGGGTGCGGCCGCAGCGATCATCTGCCGTCTCGACCAGCACCCCGAAGCACACCGCCTCGTCGGCGGCATCGCGCGGTCGGGCACGGAGCACCACGAGTTGTGCATCGGCGACCTCGATCGCATGCAGACCGACACCAACGGTCTGCTGCACGCCGGCCTCGATCTCGCCGAAGCGGCGTGGAAGCACAGCGGCCACGACTTCGACTGGGAAGTCGGCATGGACTGGTACGTCCTGCACCAGGTGAGTGAGCGTCACACGCAACTGCTGTGTGAGCGACTCGGCATCGACCCCGAACGCTGCCCGCGCACGTTCCCCGAGTTCGGCAACGTCGGCCCGGCAGCCATTCCGATCACGCTGGCGTCGGTACAGGACCAGATCGAAGTGGGCCAGCGCGTGCTGTGCATGGGCATCGGCTCCGGTCTCAACACGAGCTTCACCGAAATCGTCTGGTGA
- the metX gene encoding homoserine O-acetyltransferase MetX, whose translation MTTPPPLPATGAWLPGDPVGERRFFTFATDRRFALDSGRTLSDVVVAYETWGTLDADGRNAVLLCHAWTGDSHAAGPAGRGHLEPGWWNAMVGPGKPIDTNRYFVVCANVLGGCQGSTGPSSPHPDDGLPYGSRFPVVTIRDMVRAQARLADHLGVFQWLAVVGGSMGGMQALEWAVMYPRRVRSLVAVATCMQATAQQIAWGAIGRRAIRLDPRWRGGDYYDAAPGDGPSEGLAIARMVAQVTFRSDNVFTDRFGRELADRGDTGDTLGMWQQFEVERYLGHHGNKLARRFDANSYLAIGKAMDLHDIARGRGSIERAIARIQVPTMAVGIWSDMLYPSYQQRQLHEAVAANDVQSEYVEIDSPHGHDAFLINGDQIAGPIERFIGDVSKTS comes from the coding sequence ATGACGACTCCTCCGCCTCTTCCGGCCACCGGCGCATGGCTCCCGGGTGACCCCGTGGGCGAACGACGCTTCTTCACCTTCGCGACCGACCGCCGTTTCGCGCTCGACTCGGGGCGAACGCTGTCGGACGTGGTGGTCGCCTACGAGACCTGGGGCACGCTCGACGCCGACGGGCGCAACGCCGTTCTGCTGTGCCATGCCTGGACCGGGGATTCACATGCCGCCGGCCCGGCCGGGCGCGGTCACCTCGAGCCGGGCTGGTGGAACGCGATGGTCGGGCCCGGCAAGCCGATCGACACCAACCGGTACTTCGTCGTGTGCGCGAACGTGCTCGGTGGCTGCCAGGGCTCCACGGGCCCGTCGTCGCCGCACCCGGACGACGGCCTGCCCTACGGCTCCCGTTTCCCGGTCGTCACGATCCGCGACATGGTCCGAGCGCAGGCTCGACTCGCCGATCATCTCGGCGTCTTCCAGTGGCTCGCCGTGGTCGGCGGCTCGATGGGCGGCATGCAGGCGCTCGAATGGGCGGTCATGTACCCGCGCCGTGTCCGGTCGCTCGTCGCCGTGGCCACGTGCATGCAGGCCACCGCGCAACAGATCGCCTGGGGAGCGATCGGTCGCCGCGCCATCAGGCTCGACCCGCGCTGGCGAGGCGGCGACTACTACGACGCGGCCCCCGGCGACGGGCCGTCCGAGGGCCTCGCGATCGCCCGCATGGTCGCGCAGGTCACGTTCCGTTCCGACAACGTGTTCACCGATCGATTCGGGCGCGAGCTCGCCGATCGAGGCGACACCGGCGACACGCTGGGGATGTGGCAGCAGTTCGAGGTCGAGCGCTACCTCGGGCATCACGGCAACAAGCTGGCCCGTCGCTTCGACGCCAACAGCTACCTCGCGATCGGCAAGGCCATGGACCTCCACGACATCGCTCGTGGCCGTGGGAGCATCGAGCGGGCGATCGCCCGCATCCAGGTGCCCACCATGGCCGTCGGTATCTGGAGCGACATGCTGTACCCGTCGTATCAGCAGCGACAGCTCCACGAGGCGGTTGCGGCCAACGACGTGCAGAGCGAGTACGTCGAGATCGACTCGCCGCACGGCCACGACGCCTTCCTGATCAACGGTGACCAGATCGCCGGTCCGATCGAGCGGTTCATCGGCGACGTGAGCAAGACGTCGTGA
- a CDS encoding alpha/beta fold hydrolase has product MTALPDAATWRAWGIDPDWSRTLDVASHDGSTHRWHLLDTAPAADSTVATVVCVHGNPTWAYAWKSFMTTFGDDHRVIALDQLGMGYSERTDLRRYRTRVDDLADVIAALDIDRSKPLVLAAHDWGGAIAMGWAVDHPDELAGLVLCNTGIGVPAGRSAPRLISLAASKPLRDLVCRRTSTFVEGTVRLSGRRISKVDRQAFRAPYRNAADRRAIADFVGDVPLTSPHPSEADLLDVADRLHTVEAPVLLAWGSADPVFDDDFAADLAGRFPNSSLQRYPDANHLVMAEADVASTVDAWLADLVDPSNHAVAASDTAGAIEHDLDAEVIWAAIERRRHDDAVAVHDDATGESISFRELAVLVDNIAADLRTRGLEPGDRVAMLTPPGVGLIAAVYGVWRAGGVTVVADRGLGLGGLGAAVRQTRPSWVIGPRPARVAARTLRWAPRATMIDVDDLVAAPAATGELDVPAPDELAAVLFTSGATGPAKGVRYTHRQFAAQRDALARTYGITEGDRLVAAFAPFALYGPALGITSVLADCDVTKPGELTADAVERACAAVEATMVFASPAALTNVLRTAGRAQHPALARVRLVQSAGAPVPAETLRAVAALTPKATLHTPYGMTEALPVADIDLAAIEHAEHDRPTAGVCVGHPVEGAEVMIAALGFDATAGVPDPLPTGRMGEVLVRAPWVSDGYLGLWGTQRQARPGSGWHRSGDVGHLDGDGRLWIEGRSVHVIDAVDGPITSVPVERSVERAGIDGVTAGRVAAIGVGPAGVQQLVVVIESPDQSVGLAPAGTVAAVRDIVDHPVAAVLITDGLPVDIRHNAKIDRTAVATWAGGVLDGSATPRRRFRR; this is encoded by the coding sequence GTGACCGCGCTTCCCGACGCGGCGACGTGGCGGGCCTGGGGCATCGACCCCGACTGGTCGCGCACGCTCGACGTCGCGAGCCACGACGGCTCCACGCACCGCTGGCACCTCCTCGACACTGCGCCCGCGGCCGACTCCACCGTGGCGACGGTCGTGTGCGTGCACGGCAACCCCACGTGGGCGTACGCCTGGAAGTCGTTCATGACGACGTTCGGCGACGACCACCGCGTGATCGCACTCGACCAACTCGGCATGGGGTACAGCGAGCGCACCGACCTGCGCCGGTATCGCACGCGCGTCGACGATCTCGCCGACGTCATCGCCGCACTCGACATCGATCGCTCGAAACCGTTGGTGCTCGCCGCACACGACTGGGGCGGCGCGATCGCCATGGGCTGGGCCGTCGACCACCCCGACGAGTTGGCGGGTCTCGTGCTGTGCAACACCGGCATCGGTGTTCCCGCCGGGCGCTCGGCACCGCGACTCATCAGCTTGGCGGCGTCGAAACCGCTGCGTGATCTGGTGTGTCGACGCACGTCCACCTTCGTCGAAGGGACCGTGCGGCTCTCGGGTCGGCGGATCTCGAAGGTCGACCGCCAAGCGTTCCGCGCCCCGTACCGCAACGCAGCGGATCGCCGCGCGATCGCTGACTTCGTCGGCGACGTGCCGCTGACGTCGCCGCACCCGAGCGAGGCCGACCTCCTCGACGTGGCCGACCGGTTGCACACCGTCGAGGCGCCGGTGCTGCTCGCCTGGGGCAGCGCCGATCCGGTGTTCGACGACGACTTCGCCGCCGACCTCGCCGGACGCTTTCCGAACTCGTCGCTGCAGCGGTACCCCGACGCGAACCACCTGGTCATGGCCGAAGCCGACGTGGCTTCGACCGTCGACGCCTGGCTGGCCGATCTGGTCGACCCGTCGAACCACGCCGTCGCGGCGAGCGACACCGCCGGCGCCATCGAGCACGACCTCGACGCCGAGGTGATCTGGGCGGCGATCGAGCGTCGCCGTCACGACGACGCCGTGGCCGTCCACGACGATGCAACGGGCGAGTCGATCAGCTTCCGTGAGCTCGCGGTACTCGTCGACAACATCGCCGCCGACCTGCGCACGCGGGGGCTCGAACCCGGCGACCGCGTCGCCATGCTCACACCACCGGGTGTCGGGCTCATCGCCGCCGTGTACGGCGTGTGGCGCGCCGGGGGCGTCACCGTGGTCGCCGATCGCGGACTCGGGTTGGGTGGACTCGGCGCAGCGGTTCGTCAGACCCGGCCCTCGTGGGTGATCGGCCCGCGTCCGGCCCGCGTCGCCGCACGGACGCTCCGGTGGGCTCCGAGGGCCACGATGATCGACGTCGACGACCTCGTGGCGGCACCGGCCGCCACCGGCGAGCTCGACGTGCCGGCTCCCGATGAGCTCGCTGCCGTGTTGTTCACCAGTGGCGCCACCGGCCCGGCCAAAGGTGTTCGCTACACCCACCGTCAGTTCGCCGCGCAGCGCGACGCGCTCGCTCGAACCTACGGCATCACCGAAGGCGACCGGTTGGTCGCCGCCTTCGCTCCGTTCGCGCTCTACGGCCCGGCACTCGGGATCACCTCGGTGCTCGCTGACTGCGACGTCACCAAGCCCGGCGAACTCACCGCCGATGCGGTCGAGCGAGCGTGCGCAGCGGTCGAGGCGACGATGGTGTTCGCCTCGCCGGCTGCGCTCACCAACGTGCTGCGCACCGCTGGTCGAGCCCAGCACCCCGCCTTGGCCCGCGTTCGTCTCGTGCAGAGTGCCGGCGCGCCGGTGCCCGCAGAGACGTTGCGTGCGGTGGCTGCGCTCACGCCGAAGGCCACGCTGCACACCCCGTACGGGATGACCGAGGCGCTCCCGGTCGCCGACATCGATCTCGCTGCGATCGAGCACGCCGAGCACGATCGGCCCACGGCCGGAGTGTGCGTCGGCCATCCGGTCGAGGGCGCCGAGGTGATGATCGCCGCGCTCGGTTTCGACGCCACCGCGGGCGTGCCCGACCCGCTTCCCACGGGTCGGATGGGCGAGGTACTCGTTCGGGCGCCGTGGGTCTCCGACGGATACCTCGGGTTGTGGGGAACGCAGCGGCAGGCTCGTCCCGGCTCGGGATGGCATCGCTCGGGTGACGTCGGCCATCTCGATGGCGACGGACGGCTCTGGATCGAAGGCCGTTCGGTGCACGTCATCGACGCCGTCGACGGTCCGATCACGTCGGTGCCGGTCGAACGCAGCGTCGAGCGCGCCGGAATCGACGGCGTCACGGCCGGGCGGGTCGCCGCAATCGGCGTCGGCCCCGCCGGAGTGCAACAGCTCGTCGTCGTCATCGAATCGCCCGACCAGAGCGTCGGGCTCGCCCCGGCCGGCACCGTCGCCGCCGTTCGCGACATCGTCGACCACCCGGTGGCCGCCGTGCTGATCACCGACGGGTTGCCGGTCGACATCCGCCACAACGCAAAGATCGATCGCACCGCCGTGGCCACCTGGGCCGGGGGAGTGCTCGACGGTTCGGCCACACCGCGCCGCCGGTTCCGACGATGA
- a CDS encoding fatty acid desaturase yields the protein MSTDPAGAGEPSSTLVMAPTVAADSTLPRFAVSSAARAWAKEHQIAQRRPGKAALMLVATAAWYAALVALGEAIDAWWGWAIAWVGLVAVMMRIDAIHHEGVHRSLFENRAGNDVVATVTGALEGFHAPIYRCFHLAHHALTRKSSDPSDPEDFYDEMITSPMQVGPITLPARMSYVAGNLLGGITFAVQLAIDAVATMFGRPPGYVRTASLDRYVRRWGLLPFALWGAAIAGAVATGHVGELLRWWVVPMLLFLAGPYTFFALSEHYGAAHDGQMVESTGSVETNAVYRWITLDGNYHLAHHVFPNASWWWLRAADRQLQSDTTLHHDGYLAFHRQVWADMGSTTRSKTTAAPNR from the coding sequence ATGAGCACCGATCCGGCCGGCGCCGGCGAGCCGTCGTCCACGCTGGTGATGGCGCCCACGGTGGCCGCCGATTCCACGCTGCCGCGATTCGCCGTCAGCTCAGCGGCCCGAGCCTGGGCCAAAGAACACCAGATCGCCCAGCGACGGCCTGGCAAGGCCGCGCTGATGCTCGTGGCCACCGCCGCCTGGTACGCCGCACTCGTTGCGCTGGGCGAAGCGATCGACGCCTGGTGGGGTTGGGCCATCGCGTGGGTCGGCCTGGTCGCCGTGATGATGCGCATCGACGCAATTCACCACGAGGGCGTGCATCGCAGCCTGTTCGAGAACCGTGCCGGCAACGACGTGGTCGCCACGGTGACCGGCGCCCTCGAAGGGTTCCATGCACCGATCTATCGGTGCTTCCATCTCGCCCACCACGCCCTCACCCGCAAGTCGAGCGACCCGTCCGACCCCGAGGACTTCTACGACGAGATGATCACGAGCCCCATGCAGGTCGGCCCGATCACGCTGCCCGCCCGGATGTCGTACGTGGCGGGGAATCTGCTCGGGGGCATCACCTTCGCCGTTCAACTCGCCATCGACGCCGTGGCGACCATGTTCGGACGACCGCCCGGCTATGTCCGCACGGCGTCACTCGACCGCTACGTGCGCCGATGGGGGCTGCTCCCGTTCGCGCTGTGGGGCGCGGCGATCGCAGGTGCCGTCGCGACCGGGCACGTCGGCGAACTCCTGCGCTGGTGGGTGGTGCCGATGCTGCTCTTCCTGGCCGGGCCGTACACGTTTTTCGCGCTGTCGGAGCACTACGGGGCGGCGCACGACGGTCAGATGGTCGAGTCGACCGGTTCGGTCGAGACCAACGCCGTGTACCGCTGGATCACGCTCGACGGCAACTATCACCTCGCTCACCACGTGTTCCCGAATGCATCGTGGTGGTGGCTGCGAGCCGCCGACCGTCAACTGCAGTCCGACACGACGCTCCATCACGACGGGTATCTCGCGTTCCATCGTCAGGTGTGGGCCGACATGGGGTCGACAACTCGGTCGAAAACGACCGCAGCTCCGAATCGCTGA